The Megalops cyprinoides isolate fMegCyp1 chromosome 12, fMegCyp1.pri, whole genome shotgun sequence genome contains a region encoding:
- the cenpf gene encoding centromere protein F: MSWALEEWKDGLPGKALQKIQEIESQLDKLKKERQQKQFQLDSLEAALQKQKQKVDQEKKDAEALKRENQSLVESCDGLEKTRQKVTHELQVKEQQVNYLEGQLNSSKKQIERLEQEIKRYKNELDRTQSSHVLDSQPYSTPQKTFATPITPNYRQHDSKFEDLQEKYNKEVEERKKVEAELKLMQVKVSFSDSHEYTMSHKNIARQQAQSSIFPWQQDQTPSRQSHNFMETPLKRRTGNSSYLWEPAETPVKQTPRDTVASLSDSASAQTIEQLRTANQDLKAKLSELNLRLQAQEKEVKNQMNKFQELQNQLDKARKDLGEKDKALSKSRDELTKVSGQYEQAVSKCSSVEQKLKQVTEEMNCQRHNAESSRRALEQKIKDQERESQKELAHLQNAHRTLDQQFNQTKTKMSQELQQAKKDQNVLQSDMEKVMAQKSRLEKDLEELKQKLCRVEQALQASQAKETDLKKKFEEVQREKNGLSCQVEQGSKRSSQVEEELKTTKQNLKQSHSAVEDLKAKSQAQSEELKGLQVKMESLNRSFAQDLENLKKTLAEQEAKKETYEKEIQKRSREMEQMANKHTALEKEHHDLQLTLNSKQNECDELKKEHETLLSWKNEKENLINNIDTERETMLSKISELEKSIDSLNHIHSDLNQKLQNLENEKGCLTAQIDSLKGEILNKCMELEEKGRVYEELQKHSMEADQKHSKDLENTAVQITLLQGQVTELEGKLKQQTVEMEIMEKSHNELLSSYESTCDLLKSKDSVMELKENEISHLKDSLARTVVQQEQQTEEFAEEKDSLIKKYEESLLKLNEEAEQAKLNFEKSQQDVAILQDQISALESALKVQKSLSAEWQCKYDDLSKVKDNLQDKMLEKEMETLKSALKASESHMEENKCVIQSLEEKLHTAELERVRASDALKENGLKMNKIEVQMEMLQMDLEDNEAAMNSYQTQIDELQGSISTLERKLENSELQYSNLQDELCSVREEVSLKDNEISQMRACMEETQNHGQTVSSLAVEMELLQEAKGKLQVALEEEVHKYTDLEKMYHQLIEEKADLDSKIEVLQKCIAEESVPQDETSDVQASRGNEALQMKQEQLDSSNDSLTGGHVDGLLEEELQQKSAELEELSHAFEEAVRTLEDQMETQRQVSKTEIAELNSLLHNSQKNLEQLQQQHASEVSSWQQKLESQRLEMEANLVEEKQHSVALSSELEAARLQMQHLHVGSQSLHADREELLQHHAEMEDSATSQKAEDEPKSEELEGVAGLESSLLRDDLKDGKATVELQEDLEKNTAAIQTLQEELQTLHSQLELATAELTLKKDLVTEMENKVHKMEEDTLDSVQKLNSAIQEKQQLSVHIEELEEEVSSLKLQLQTSKCQLSDVMEMLETLEIAKGGWDEKFLQLESELKRVRSEKANLEKHILSMEVDIEEMQEQKHKLEVEIDASRKVNSNLEQNLNVATSEGQQLKQELLLCTEERDSADQSLLEWKAKAEQLEKSSSETRELIKILEEDIRKQKRQREMACSSLESMQREKEQVLQTLQTLESTVASLNGEKEDLLKELYKIKEEQSTACRDSETMVSKIQTLAEEKSRLSQSLESSLIEKGEIASRLNSTQEEVTQMRAGIEKLRVRIEADERKKRHMRELLKAAQRRADSLQDSVEKLEREREMEEQSVEDAILQAETAKAELEDLEAEKMELTKKMEQVTTDKNSLKEEKEKLEKELAQKSKQCEQLQESTLMVSAKLDRAEREMKELDISKDNTIKELQTQVSFLDGQLQACQTELDSTHLKEQDLANQLASLETESKTLTHRLQEAEKRLADLQSTNQSLQEDCEAKRQEQRECQGEVDRLQQKVAELQTLRQEAEEKLASAETQRDELQRERMRLQAASAQREQTAQEQAAQAEAMQLTVGSLQGQVKQLQDDLAAEKHDKAELTEEMKALQDCNMRLQSEIEEERRRVEEGQRQREAEIQAMKKELTAAEGEASQLSSEISTLKSSKEELNSALRELECKLEQADNTKTDELSSRVTRLSKERDSALSKMNLWMKSCKQLEKEKQALVEENDQQGALIATMRNSRKQGDSSYNVEDLQAEIIELKEALEDKTREADESTDKYCSLMVNLHKLEETNETLTNRIAQLTSQASTSKGRKSLTKVSQNAAVSEGTTPDEEEKKEDGQCQVSGKRQWAGSSEVGDVPTKAQEALYNLSKRIKAGVPSQATQEESEFRPEGLPELVQKGFADIPMGEASPYIVRRTTIQRCSPRLAARRSLSAHNPKTPDASVHSPKQPAEGSRQQKEPEFPPSTPGCVSGPLSSVGNSPVPRAEGRKARRSLSGRTPEQQDRRRHAATPARQDDNCQVQ; the protein is encoded by the exons ATGAGCTGGGCCTTAGAGGAGTGGAAGGATGGGCTTCCTGGAAAAGCCCTCCAGAAGATCCAGGAGATCGAGAGCCAGCTCGACAAGCTGAAGAAGGAGAGGCAACAGAAGCAGTTTCAGCTCGACTCCCTGGAAGCTGCTCTCcagaaacagaagcagaag GTGGACCAGGAGAAAAAGGATGCAGAGGCTCTTAAGAGGGAGAACCAGTCCCTGGTGGAGTCCTGCGATGGCCTGGAGAAAACCAGACAGAAGGTGACCCATGAGCTGCAGGTGAAGGAGCAGCAGGTGAACTACCTGGAGGGACAGCTTAACTCCAGCAAGAAGCAGATTGAGAGGCTGGAACAAGAGATCAAGAG GTACAAGAATGAGCTGGATAGGACCCAGAGCTCGCATGTGTTAGACTCACAGCCCTACAGCACTCCACAGAAGACTTTTGCAACACCCATCACTCCAAACTACAGGCAGCATG ATTCAAAATTTGAGGACCTTCAAGAAAAGTACAACAAAGAAgtagaagagaggaaaaaggtgGAAGCAGAGCTGAAACTTATGCAAGTCAAAGTGAGTTTTTCAGACTCACATGAGTATACCA TGAGCCACAAGAACATTGCACGGCAGCAGGCACAGTCCTCCATTTTCCCGTGGCAACAGGACCAGACACCGAGCCGTCAATCGCACAACTTCATGGAGACTCCGCTGAAGAGGCGGACCGGGAATTCCAGCTACCTGTGGGAACCAGCGGAGACGCCTGTCAAACAGACCCCCAGAGACACAGTGGCCTCGCTGAGCGACTCGGCCAGCGCTCAGACTATTGAGCAGCTGAGGACGGCGAATCAAG aTCTGAAAGCCAAGCTGTCTGAGCTCAATCTTAGACTCCAGGCCCaggagaaggaggtgaagaACCAAATGAACAAGTTTCAAGAACTTCAGAACCAGCTGGATAAAGCCAGAAAAGACCTTGGCGAGAAAGATAAAGCCCTGAGCAAGTCCAGAGATGAGCTTACCAAGGTGTCGGGACAGTATGAGCAAGCAGTTAGCAAG TGTTCGTCAGTGGAGCAGAAACTGAAGCAGGTGACAGAGGAGATGAACTGCCAGAGACACAATGCCGAGAGTTCCCGTCGGGCACTGGAGCAGAAGATCAAGGaccaggagagggagagccaaaAG GAGCTTGCACATCTGCAGAATGCCCACCGCACTCTGGACCAGCAGTTTAACCAGACGAAAACAAAGATGAGCCAGGAGCTCCAGCAGGCTAAAAAGGACCAAAATGTCCTGCAGTCTGACATGGAAAAG GTGATGGCACAGAAGAGTCGTCTGGAAAAGGATTTAGAAGAGCTGAAACAGAAGCTGTGCAGAGTGGAGCAAGCCCTGCAGGCCAGCCAGGCTAAAGAGACGGATCTGAAGAAGAAATTTGAG gaggtgcagagagagaagaatggtCTCAGCTGTCAGGTGGAGCAAGGCTCAAAGAGATCATCTCAAGTGGAGGAAGAGCTGAAAACCACTAAGCAAAACCTGAAGCAGAGCCATAGTGCGGTGGAGGATCTCAAAG CTAAAAGTCAGGCTCAAAGTGAAGAACTGAAAGGACTTCAGGTCAAAATGGAAAGCCTCAACAGGTCTTTTGCCCAGGATTTGGAAAACCTGAAGAAAACTCTGGCTGAACAGGAAGCAAAGAAGGAAACGTATGAAAAGGAAATTCAGAAACGGAGCAGAGAAATGGAGCAAATGGCAAACAAGCACACTGCTCTGGAGAAAGAGCACCACGACCTGCAGCTAACTCTGaattcaaaacagaatgaatgtgATGAATTAAAGAAGGAGCACGAGACTCTCCTGAGCTGGAAAAATGAGAAGGAAAATCTCATCAACAATATAGACACTGAACGCGAAACTATGCTGAGCAAAATTAGCGAACTGGAAAAGAGCATAGATTCACTTAATCATATCCACAGTGATCTCAATCAAAAGCTGCAGAATCTGGAGAATGAGAAGGGATGTTTGACTGCCCAGATAGATTCcctgaaaggtgaaattctcAACAAATGCATGGAACTGGAGGAAAAGGGTAGAGTATATGAAGAGCTTCAGAAACATTCAATGGAGGCTGACCAGAAGCACAGTAAAGATCTGGAGAATACAGCGGTGCAGATCACTCTTCTCCAGGGGCAGGTGACGGAGTTGGAGGGTAAATTGAAACAGCAGACTGTCGAGATGGAGATAATGGAGAAATCTCACAATGAACTCTTATCAAGTTATGAGAGCACATGTGACCTCCTCAAGTCTAAAGATTCAGTGATGGAGCTGAAAGAGAATGAGATCTCACACTTGAAGGACAGCTTGGCTCGGACTGTGGTTCAACAAGAGCAGCAAACAGAGGAATTTGCAGAAGAAAAGGACAGCTTAATCAAGAAATATGAGGAAAGCCTCTTAAAGTTAAATGAAGAGGCTGAGCAGGCAAAGCTGAACTTTGAGAAGAGCCAGCAGGATGTGGCCATCCTGCAGGATCAGATCTCTGCCCTGGAATCTGCTCTGAAAGTCCAAAAAAGCCTAAGTGCAGAGTGGCAATGCAAGTACGACGACCTGTCCAAAGTCAAAGATAATCTCCAGGATAAGATGTTGGAG AAAGAAATGGAGACTTTAAAATCTGCCCTGAAAGCCTCCGAGAGCCACatggaagaaaataaatgtgtgatcCAATCACTGGAAGAGAAGCTGCACACGGCTGAATTGGAGCGGGTCAGAGCCTCTGATGCACTAAAAGAGAATGGccttaaaatgaacaaaattgaGGTCCAGATGGAAATGCTTCAAATGGATCTGGAAGATAATGAAGCTGCCATGAATTCTTACCAGACTCAGATTGATGAACTTCAAGGCTCAATCAGCACGCTGGAAAGGAAACTAGAGAATAGTGAGCTGCAGTATTCCAACTTACAAGACGAATTGTGTTCTGTGAGGGAAGAAGTTAGTCTGAAAGACAATGAGATTTCCCAAATGCGTGCATGCATGGAGGAAACTCAGAATCACGGACAAACCGTTTCTTCACTGGCTGTTGAAATGGAGTTGCTTCAGGAGGCAAAGGGAAAACTCCAAGTGGCCTTGGAGGAGGAGGTTCATAAATATACTGACCTGGAGAAAATGTACCATCAACTGATAGAAGAGAAAGCAGATCTAGACAGCAAAATTGAGGTTTTGCAAAAATGCA ttGCAGAGGAGTCTGTTCCACAGGATGAGACCAGCGATGTTCAGGCATCTCGTGGCAACGAAGCCCTGCAGATGAAGCAGGAACAATTAGATTCCAGCAATGATTCCCTGACTGGCGGTCATGTTGATGGCCTCTTGGAAGAGGAGCTTCAGCAGAAGTCTGCAGAGCTGGAAGAGCTTTCTCATGCATTTGAGGAGGCAGTCAGGACTCTGGAGGACCAGATGGAGACTCAGAGACAGGTCTCTAAAACAGAGATCGCAGAGTTGAACAGTTTGTTACACAATTCCCAGAAGAATCTGGAGCAGCTCCAACAGCAGCATGCTTCTGAGGTGAGCAGCTGGCAGCAAAAACTGGAAAGCCAGCGCCTGGAGATGGAAGCCAACCTGGTGGAGGAGAAGCAGCACTCTGTGGCGTTATCCTCTGAGCTGGAGGCTGCAAGACTGCAGATGCAGCATCTCCATGTTGGATCGCAGTCTCTTCATGCTGACCGTGAAGAACTGTTGCAG CATCATGCTGAAATGGAAGACTCTGCCACTTCCCAAAAAGCAGAAGATGAACCGAAGAGTGAGGAGCTGGAAGGGGTTGCAGGGCTGGAGTCATCTCTTCTCAGGGATGATTTAAAAGATGGCAAAGCCACCGTGGAACTGCAAGAAGAcctagaaaaaaatacagcagctATCCAAACATTGCAAGAGGAGCTTCAGACTCTGCACTCTCAGTTAGAGCTTGCCACAGCTGAGCTTACTTTAAAGAAAGACTTGGTTACTGAGATGGAGAATAAGGTGCACAAAATGGAAGAGGATACATTGGATTCTGTTCAAAAATTAAACTCTGCCATTcaggagaaacagcagctgtctgTCCACATTGAAGAACTGGAGGAAGAAGTCAGTTCTTTGAAACTGCAACTGCAGACATCTAAGTGTCAGCTGTCAGATGTAATGGAGATGCTGGAGACCTTGGAGATTGCCAAGGGCGGCTGGGATGAGAAGTTCCTGCAGCTGGAGAGTGAGCTGAAAAGGGTGAGATCTGAGAAGGCTAATCTCGAGAAACACATACTGTCAATGGAGGTGGACATAGAGGAGATGCAGGAACAGAAGCACAAACTGGAGGTGGAGATTGATGCGAGTAGGAAAGTCAACAGTAACCTGGAACAGAATTTAAATGTGGCGACAAGTGAAGggcagcagctgaaacaggaGCTGCTCTTGTGTacggaggagagagacagtgctgatCAGTCCCTGCTGGAGTGGAAGGCGAAAGCCGAACAGCTGGAAAAAAGCAGCAGTGAAACAAGAGAACTCATTAAGATCCTTGAGGAAGacattagaaaacaaaaacGACAGAGAGAAATGGCCTGCAGCAGCCTCGAGAGcatgcagagggagaaagagcaggtTTTACAAACGCTTCAGACCTTGGAGAGCACCGTTGCTTCATTGAATGGGGAGAAGGAAGACTTACTGAAGGAGCTGTACAAGATTAAAGAGGAACAAAGCACAGCCTGTAGGGACTCTGAAACTATGGTGAGCAAAATCCAGACTCTGGCAGAGGAGAAGTCGAGGCTTTCCCAGTCACTGGAATCCTCCCTCATAGAAAAGGGAGAAATAGCATCCAGACTAAACTCCACCCAGGAGGAGGTCACCCAGATGAGAGCAGGCATCGAGAAACTCCGCGTTCGGATTGAAGCTGATGAGAGAAAGAAGCGCCATATGAGGGAGCTTCTCAAGGCTGCCCAGAGACGGGCAGACTCTCTCCAGGacagtgtggagaagctggagagggagagagagatggaggagcagaGTGTGGAGGATGCGATCCTGCAGGCAGAAACCGCCAAAGCTGAGCTGGAAGATCTGGAGGCTGAAAAGATGGAGCTCACCAAAAAAATGGAACAGGTGACCACAGATAAAAACAGCCtcaaagaggagaaggagaaactCGAAAAGGAACTTGCTCAAAAAAGTAAACAGTGTGAGCAGCTGCAAGAGTCTACTCTCATGGTGTCTGCGAAGCtagacagagctgagagagaaatgaaggagTTAGACATAAGTAAGGACAACACCATTAAGGAGCTTCAAACCCAAGTGAGTTTCCTGGATGGCCAGCTGCAAGCCTGTCAAACTGAACTCGACTCCACACACTTGAAAGAGCAGGACCTTGCAAATCAGTTAGCATCTCTTGAAACCGAAAGCAAGACACTAACTCACAGACTCCAGGAAGCCGAGAAACGTCTGGCCGATCTGCAGTCCACAAACCAATCCCTGCAAGAGGACTGCGAGGCCAAACGTCAGGAGCAGAGGGAGTGCCAGGGGGAGGTTGACAGACTGCAGCAGAAGGTGGCCGAGCTGCAGACTCTGAGGCAGGAGGCGGAGGAGAAGCTGGCCTCTGCGGAGACGCAGCGGGAcgagctgcagagggagaggatgcGGCTGCAGGCAGCCTCTGCACAGCGGGAACAGACGGCACAGGAGCAGGCTGCACAGGCAGAGGCCATGCAGCTCACCGTCGGGTCTCTACAGGGACAAGTGAAGCAACTGCAAGACGACCTGGCAGCTGAAAAACACGATAAGGCAGAGCTCACTGAAGAG ATGAAAGCATTGCAGGACTGTAATATGAGGCTGCAGAGTGAAATTGAGGAAGAGCGGAGAAGGGTTGAGGAAGGCCAGCGGCAG CGTGAGGCAGAGATTCAGGCCATGAAGAAAGAGCTGACCGCAGCAGAAGGAGAGGCCAGCCAGCTCTCATCTGAAATCAGCACTCTGAAGTCCAGCAAAGAGGAGTTAAATTCAGCCTTACGAGAGCTGGAATGCAAACTGGAGCAAGCTGACAACACTAAG ACAGATGAGCTGTCCTCCAGGGTCACCCGGCTCTCCAAAGAGAGGGACTCTGCTCTCAGCAAGATGAACCTGTGGATGAAGTCCTGCaagcagctggagaaggagaagcaggCCCTCGTGGAGGAGAacgaccagcagggggcgctcaTCGCAACCATGCGGAACAGCCGAAAACAAG GTGACAGCAGCTACAATGTGGAGGACCTGCAAGCGGAGATTATAGAGCTGAAGGAGGCCTTGGAAGACAAGACCAGGGAGGCGGACGAGAGCACGGACAAGTACTGCAGCCTCATGGTCAACCTGCACAAGCTGGAGGAGACCAACGAAACCCTGACGAACAGAATCGCCCAGCTCACCAGCCAGGCGTCAACCTCCAAAGGCAGGAAGTCCCTGACCAAGGTGTCCCAGAATGCAGCGGTGTCTGAGGGCACCACGCCTGATgaggaagagaagaaggaggaTGGACAGTGTCAGGTGTCGGGGAAGAGGCAGTGGGCGGGGTCGTCTGAGGTGGGAGACGTGCCCACGAAGGCGCAGGAGGCCCTGTATAACCTCTCCAAGAGGATTAAAGCAGGGGTTCCATCCCAGGCCACCCAGGAGGAGAGCGAGTTCAGACCCGAGGGCTTACCAGAGCTGGTGCAGAAAG GTTTTGCGGACATTCCCATGGGAGAGGCGAGCCCCTACATTGTACGCAGAACGACGATACAGCGATGCAGTCCTCGCCTGGCTGCTCGGAGATCCCTCTCCGCTCACAACCCCAAAACGCCCGATGCCTCTGTCCATAGCCCTAAacaaccagcagagggcagcagacaACAAAAA